One region of Flavobacterium pisciphilum genomic DNA includes:
- a CDS encoding arylamine N-acetyltransferase family protein translates to MMEQTNFNHIDSDNFVLQDYLDRIHFTGDINLSIDGIRKLMQHQLYSVPFENLDVQAGKSVSLLVNDIVHKIVGQNRGGYCYEVNGIFALVLQEIGIPYRFVAARPLVNTIENAKTHMALIALIENEEYLIDLGFGGSGIREPLQLNNNESEVQQGLETFSLVKIERGEYLLRVKLNKEWKNLYSFDLSYQRWIDFKPANHFNSTHSDSVFTQSTITVLQTPLGKKILFGNSFKSIENGIAKEYLFEAEKLESILLSEFNLKI, encoded by the coding sequence ATGATGGAACAAACAAACTTCAATCACATAGATTCAGACAATTTTGTTTTACAAGATTATTTGGATAGAATTCATTTTACTGGAGACATTAATTTAAGTATTGATGGCATTCGAAAGTTAATGCAACATCAACTGTACAGTGTTCCGTTTGAAAACTTAGATGTTCAAGCAGGCAAATCTGTATCATTGCTTGTAAATGATATTGTCCATAAAATTGTTGGACAAAATCGTGGTGGTTACTGTTATGAAGTCAATGGAATATTTGCTTTGGTGCTTCAAGAAATAGGAATTCCGTATCGTTTTGTTGCAGCCCGCCCATTAGTAAATACCATCGAAAATGCTAAAACACATATGGCACTAATTGCTCTTATCGAAAATGAGGAATATCTCATCGATTTGGGTTTTGGTGGCAGCGGAATTAGAGAACCTCTACAACTGAACAATAACGAATCTGAAGTACAGCAAGGTCTTGAAACATTTTCTCTAGTAAAAATTGAACGTGGAGAATACCTACTACGCGTAAAACTAAATAAGGAATGGAAGAATCTATATTCTTTTGATTTATCCTATCAGAGATGGATTGACTTTAAACCTGCAAATCATTTTAATTCAACACATAGTGATTCAGTTTTCACTCAAAGTACAATTACAGTTTTACAAACACCACTTGGCAAAAAAATCCTATTCGGAAATTCTTTTAAATCCATAGAAAATGGAATTGCTAAAGAATATCTATTCGAAGCAGAGAAACTAGAAAGCATACTGCTTAGTGAATTTAATCTGAAAATCTAA
- a CDS encoding DUF4303 domain-containing protein translates to MDKIEIKKQLLEFTINAVESFLNEHSSLEFYSFAYNCNAEYAEINLCFNTEAEFEKTLKHYQTGEFSKYYKSDEEINDLKFNTGDWEYQCFETLNVLTDEELTKIFYDFPEDDYKSWKEFVENLLEVFCEVLLDFSKTETFKKTPKTDNFFAFCIDHDEDFENAIKRLEKVKKKYA, encoded by the coding sequence ATGGACAAAATAGAAATAAAGAAACAACTTTTGGAGTTTACAATAAACGCTGTTGAAAGCTTTTTGAATGAACATTCAAGTCTTGAATTTTATTCATTTGCCTACAACTGTAATGCGGAATATGCAGAAATTAATTTGTGTTTTAACACAGAAGCTGAATTTGAAAAAACACTGAAACATTATCAGACAGGCGAATTTTCTAAATATTATAAATCAGACGAAGAGATCAATGATTTAAAATTTAATACAGGAGATTGGGAATACCAATGTTTTGAAACATTAAATGTTTTGACAGACGAGGAATTAACCAAAATATTTTATGACTTTCCAGAAGACGATTATAAATCGTGGAAAGAGTTTGTTGAAAATTTATTAGAAGTCTTTTGCGAAGTGTTGTTAGATTTTTCAAAAACTGAAACATTTAAAAAAACTCCAAAAACAGACAACTTTTTTGCATTTTGTATTGACCACGATGAAGATTTTGAAAATGCAATTAAAAGATTAGAAAAAGTGAAAAAGAAATATGCCTGA
- a CDS encoding helix-turn-helix domain-containing protein codes for MQVLPPKELSPYIKHYLFLENKGSDAQKLRLFSDGNTGVVFSLKSKLISGFSNYEAQNYLPTSFLYGQLNGFKDIYSGNEMAIVIVVFQPNGINQLLGITSSELRDTIISIDTVFGQEGIELQEKLSEQHTIQNKLSLLNHFFKTLEAKKPISNQLIATASLDFILKTKGQFSLKQLVDYTGYTERHIERKFTECVGLNPKKFGNIVKIHGFLKLLKNKTEDTSLTTISYDAGFSDQSHLIREFKKHTGMTPKEYLHNAGKLTNNFIKTIPAKTF; via the coding sequence ATGCAAGTTTTACCGCCAAAAGAATTATCGCCATATATCAAACATTACCTTTTTTTAGAGAACAAAGGTAGTGATGCTCAAAAACTGCGTTTGTTTTCTGATGGTAATACTGGTGTTGTATTCTCTTTAAAAAGCAAACTCATTTCTGGTTTTAGCAATTATGAAGCACAAAACTACCTGCCAACTTCGTTTTTATATGGTCAATTAAATGGTTTTAAAGATATTTACTCTGGCAACGAAATGGCTATTGTAATTGTTGTTTTTCAACCCAACGGCATAAACCAATTATTAGGAATCACCAGTAGCGAATTGCGCGATACTATTATCTCTATCGATACTGTTTTTGGTCAGGAAGGAATCGAGCTCCAAGAAAAATTATCAGAACAACATACCATTCAGAATAAATTGAGTCTTTTAAATCATTTCTTTAAAACACTTGAAGCAAAAAAACCTATCTCAAATCAGTTAATCGCCACTGCTTCATTAGATTTTATCCTAAAAACCAAAGGACAATTTTCGCTCAAACAATTGGTTGATTATACGGGTTATACCGAAAGACATATCGAAAGAAAATTTACGGAGTGTGTGGGATTAAACCCTAAGAAGTTTGGTAATATTGTAAAGATTCATGGGTTCTTGAAGTTACTTAAAAACAAAACCGAAGATACTAGTCTTACCACTATTTCGTACGATGCTGGATTTTCAGACCAATCACATCTTATCCGAGAATTTAAAAAACATACTGGAATGACTCCTAAGGAGTATTTGCATAATGCTGGGAAACTAACCAACAACTTCATCAAAACGATTCCTGCAAAGACATTTTAG
- a CDS encoding polyamine aminopropyltransferase, translated as MGKKFLKFEFLLLFAVFVIATCGLVYELVAGTLASYLLGDSVKQFSFIIGVYLFSMGIGSFFSKFFHKNLLNTFVEIEILVGLIGGLSSVALFLLFENVEYFQFVLYLLVFVTGFLVGLEIPLLMNILKDKVEFKDLVSNVFTFDYIGALLASILFPLILVPKLGIMGTSLFFGMINVSIAIVLCFLLKKELKNGYFLQVKAVASFIILLGVFIFSDSILSYSEGKLYGENIIYTNTTSYQRIVLTHNKSDYRLYLNNNLQFSSADEYRYHEALVHPAMSIAKNVKHVLVLGGGDGLAVREILKYKEVEKITLVDLDQGMTKLFKTNKVLTDFNKGSLNNSKVTIINTDAYIWAKSCQEKFDVVIIDFPDPSNYSLGKLYSLNFYQTIKNTLQPDAAVVIQTTSPYFAPKSFWCINKTVMQVFPQVDAYHAYVPSFGEWGYTIAINGFGTTFNQVNRKASGLKFYNYQFDRFNYFTNDMISNEIEINRLDNQILVRYFDEEWGKL; from the coding sequence ATGGGTAAAAAGTTTCTTAAATTTGAATTTTTACTCCTATTTGCAGTATTTGTTATTGCTACTTGTGGACTTGTTTATGAACTTGTTGCAGGTACTTTGGCAAGTTATTTATTGGGAGATTCAGTAAAACAATTTTCATTTATTATTGGTGTTTACCTATTCTCAATGGGGATTGGTTCTTTCTTTTCAAAATTTTTTCATAAAAATTTACTCAACACTTTTGTAGAAATCGAAATACTAGTTGGGTTAATTGGAGGATTGAGTTCTGTTGCCTTATTTTTATTGTTTGAAAATGTTGAATATTTTCAATTTGTTTTATATCTACTTGTTTTTGTAACAGGGTTTTTAGTAGGATTAGAGATTCCATTATTGATGAATATTCTAAAAGACAAAGTGGAGTTTAAAGATTTAGTTTCCAATGTGTTTACCTTTGATTACATTGGAGCTTTATTAGCATCAATTCTTTTTCCTTTGATTTTAGTTCCGAAGTTAGGAATAATGGGGACATCACTATTCTTCGGAATGATTAATGTAAGTATTGCAATTGTTTTATGTTTTCTTCTAAAAAAAGAATTAAAAAACGGCTATTTTTTACAAGTAAAAGCTGTTGCTTCATTTATAATTTTATTGGGTGTTTTTATTTTTTCAGATTCTATTTTGTCTTATTCAGAAGGGAAACTTTATGGAGAGAATATTATCTATACCAATACAACCTCTTATCAGCGTATCGTTTTGACGCATAATAAGAGCGATTACCGCTTGTATTTAAATAATAACCTACAGTTTAGTTCTGCAGATGAATATCGTTATCATGAGGCCTTAGTTCATCCCGCAATGTCAATAGCCAAAAATGTCAAACATGTTTTAGTTCTTGGAGGAGGCGATGGCTTAGCAGTACGTGAAATTCTAAAATATAAAGAAGTAGAGAAAATTACTTTAGTTGACTTAGATCAGGGAATGACAAAGTTGTTTAAAACAAATAAGGTTCTAACAGATTTCAATAAAGGATCACTTAACAATTCAAAAGTGACGATTATAAATACAGATGCTTATATCTGGGCTAAAAGTTGTCAAGAAAAATTTGATGTTGTGATTATTGATTTTCCAGATCCATCAAATTATAGTTTAGGTAAATTATATTCTTTGAATTTTTATCAAACCATAAAAAATACATTACAGCCAGATGCGGCCGTTGTTATACAAACGACATCTCCTTATTTTGCTCCGAAGTCATTTTGGTGTATCAATAAAACTGTTATGCAGGTTTTTCCTCAGGTTGATGCTTACCATGCTTATGTTCCCTCATTTGGAGAATGGGGATACACCATTGCGATTAATGGTTTTGGAACTACTTTTAATCAAGTAAATAGAAAAGCTTCGGGATTAAAATTCTACAATTATCAATTCGACAGATTCAACTATTTTACCAATGATATGATTTCAAATGAAATTGAAATTAATCGTTTAGACAACCAAATTTTAGTACGTTATTTTGATGAAGAATGGGGAAAGTTATAG
- a CDS encoding DUF350 domain-containing protein, which translates to MDLIHLQPIVNSIIFSLIGIVILLVAYFIIEKITPENTWKEIVQKNNIAVAIVFAAFIIGISMIVSAAIHG; encoded by the coding sequence ATGGATTTAATACATTTACAGCCTATCGTTAATTCGATTATTTTTTCTCTTATAGGAATTGTAATCTTGCTAGTGGCCTATTTCATAATCGAAAAAATTACTCCAGAGAACACTTGGAAAGAAATAGTTCAAAAAAATAATATTGCTGTTGCAATTGTGTTTGCAGCATTTATCATTGGTATCTCGATGATTGTAAGTGCAGCAATTCATGGGTAA
- a CDS encoding GNAT family N-acetyltransferase, with product MEFFKTTNEDIDAVFDIYNEATSYQKTVNNKSWRGFERALIEKEIAEDRHFVIKEEGEVACTFVLTFNDLIIWKEASADPAVYLHRIATNPKFRGQSYVKKIIEWVKIYAKENGKLYIRLDTHSGNERINKYYMSCGFDFKGVSVIEWTSELPEHYKEGSFSLFEIKL from the coding sequence ATGGAATTTTTTAAAACTACAAATGAAGATATCGATGCCGTTTTCGATATTTATAATGAAGCCACATCGTACCAAAAAACAGTTAATAATAAAAGTTGGAGAGGTTTTGAAAGAGCCTTAATAGAAAAAGAAATCGCCGAAGACCGTCATTTTGTAATCAAAGAAGAAGGGGAAGTTGCCTGTACATTTGTTCTTACTTTTAATGATTTAATTATTTGGAAAGAAGCTAGTGCAGATCCTGCTGTCTACCTGCATCGTATTGCCACAAATCCAAAATTTAGAGGTCAATCTTATGTCAAAAAAATCATAGAATGGGTGAAAATATATGCCAAAGAAAATGGAAAATTATACATAAGACTCGACACACATAGCGGAAACGAAAGAATAAACAAATACTATATGAGTTGTGGATTTGATTTTAAAGGTGTTAGCGTTATCGAATGGACAAGCGAATTACCTGAGCATTACAAAGAAGGTTCTTTTAGTTTGTTTGAGATTAAATTATAG
- a CDS encoding cysteine hydrolase family protein, with the protein MKLTSEELIVIIDPQKDFTDSNGAYAKRHPAIRNITEVKARINQLTKLIDKDRFVIIFSNYQKDQFGIGLSMCIEGTTGHEIDIDFDDSTKLIPKMQHSCFSSEEFENLLKINNIKKIILCGFLAEYCIKETAIDALHKGYKVALATEYIGTGDDVQHRKQETLLDLESKGAVIINSIFD; encoded by the coding sequence ATGAAATTAACATCCGAAGAATTAATAGTAATTATTGACCCTCAAAAAGATTTTACGGATAGCAACGGAGCTTACGCAAAAAGACATCCCGCCATTCGTAATATAACTGAAGTCAAAGCTAGAATAAACCAATTAACGAAGCTTATAGACAAAGATAGATTTGTAATTATCTTTTCAAATTATCAAAAAGACCAATTCGGAATCGGGCTATCAATGTGCATTGAAGGCACGACTGGTCATGAAATTGACATTGATTTTGACGACAGTACAAAGTTAATTCCCAAAATGCAACATAGTTGCTTTAGCTCAGAGGAATTCGAAAACTTATTAAAAATCAACAACATAAAAAAAATTATACTTTGTGGTTTTCTAGCTGAATATTGCATAAAAGAAACTGCAATTGACGCACTTCATAAAGGTTACAAAGTTGCATTAGCAACAGAATACATCGGAACTGGTGATGATGTTCAACATAGAAAGCAAGAAACACTACTCGATTTAGAGAGCAAAGGAGCTGTAATTATTAATTCAATCTTTGATTAA
- a CDS encoding DUF4178 domain-containing protein, whose translation MKVPCYSCNTVTELEIGFEVVNFVCPNCHSLYLSDNEGQLRLKSKFKSEIKNFTFKIGDKGILKAVEYTVVAALVKQVGEGYRWTEYILKSAKGDFVYLSESDGNWIFLTEMVEKFSVNQHPKTIIHNGDIFDIYEYCDVEIENAQGYFDFSLPVKKVHMVEYIHPPLMISIEKINDDETAFLGEYISQSEIKKGFRTVDLPYQTGVNITKPYYFDLQDTAIIFCVVALMIICTNWYIYKDQSEQSVFYKEATFDEFNNKEIFGSSFVLKGGSAPLTVYVSSDVDNSWANIDVALVNEDTNEELHANKDVEYYHGYTDGENWTEGNPSEEFNICGVKAGKYHLVITPQKAPEDISNNVVRVNVVWNKPSLYNTWIIIGFMIVVYIVIRYCKINFEKKRWEHSDYSPYQERVI comes from the coding sequence ATGAAAGTTCCTTGTTACAGTTGTAATACCGTTACCGAATTAGAGATTGGTTTTGAAGTAGTGAATTTTGTCTGCCCAAATTGTCATAGCTTGTATTTATCAGACAATGAAGGACAACTTCGTTTAAAATCTAAATTTAAGTCTGAGATAAAGAATTTTACTTTTAAAATTGGAGATAAAGGAATTCTTAAAGCAGTAGAATATACTGTTGTTGCTGCTTTAGTGAAACAGGTCGGTGAAGGTTATAGATGGACAGAATATATCTTAAAAAGCGCTAAAGGTGATTTTGTTTATCTTTCAGAATCAGATGGGAATTGGATATTCTTAACTGAAATGGTAGAGAAATTTAGTGTAAATCAACATCCTAAAACAATAATTCACAACGGAGATATATTTGATATTTATGAATATTGTGATGTCGAAATAGAGAATGCTCAGGGATATTTTGATTTCTCATTACCAGTCAAGAAAGTTCATATGGTAGAGTATATTCATCCGCCTTTAATGATTTCTATTGAAAAAATTAATGATGATGAAACTGCTTTTCTTGGAGAATATATTAGTCAGAGCGAAATAAAAAAAGGATTTCGTACTGTTGACTTGCCATATCAAACGGGTGTGAATATTACGAAGCCTTATTATTTTGATCTACAAGATACAGCAATAATTTTTTGTGTTGTTGCATTAATGATTATATGCACTAATTGGTATATATATAAAGATCAGTCGGAACAAAGTGTATTTTATAAAGAAGCCACTTTTGATGAATTCAATAATAAAGAAATTTTTGGTTCTTCGTTTGTTCTAAAAGGAGGGTCTGCACCTCTGACGGTTTATGTGTCTTCTGATGTAGATAATTCTTGGGCAAATATAGATGTAGCTTTGGTTAATGAAGATACAAATGAGGAATTACATGCTAATAAAGACGTAGAGTATTATCATGGTTATACAGATGGTGAAAATTGGACAGAAGGAAATCCATCAGAGGAGTTTAATATTTGCGGAGTTAAAGCTGGAAAATATCATCTTGTTATTACGCCACAGAAGGCACCTGAGGATATAAGCAATAATGTAGTAAGAGTAAATGTAGTCTGGAATAAACCATCATTATATAATACATGGATAATTATTGGATTTATGATAGTAGTTTATATTGTAATTAGATATTGCAAAATTAATTTTGAAAAGAAAAGATGGGAGCATAGCGATTACTCACCTTATCAAGAGAGAGTCATATGA
- a CDS encoding S-adenosylmethionine decarboxylase family protein, whose amino-acid sequence MNLPPYSPGLHKLVTLHVDKIQKLMDSKGFVAVTNSILETYQLEKVGVIVHDFENDSFTISFCLKESHICIHTWPEYNQLTLDVYLCNYQQDNSQKVRQVMDDYITYFEGTIIKDFEINR is encoded by the coding sequence ATGAATTTACCTCCTTATTCGCCAGGTTTACACAAGCTGGTTACTCTACACGTCGATAAAATTCAAAAATTAATGGATAGTAAAGGTTTTGTTGCTGTTACTAATTCAATTTTGGAAACTTATCAACTTGAAAAAGTAGGTGTTATTGTTCATGATTTTGAAAATGATAGCTTTACTATTTCGTTTTGTTTAAAAGAATCACATATTTGTATACATACTTGGCCAGAATATAATCAATTAACTTTAGATGTTTATTTATGTAATTATCAACAAGATAATTCTCAAAAAGTAAGACAAGTTATGGATGATTATATAACTTATTTTGAAGGAACAATTATAAAAGATTTTGAAATTAATCGTTAG
- a CDS encoding NAD(P)/FAD-dependent oxidoreductase yields the protein MKNGESYSKSRRSFVKGIGASLLLLPLLQFCSDKIVHLLIRLSGTNHLLGHRLWIKDFPKPTSQIHIPYLIVGGGISGLSAARQFMKKGISDFLLVELEGHLGGNSSNGENEYSKFPLGAHYLPLPNFKDKELLQFLEEEKIILDYDQKGFPVFDELQLSFAPDERLFYKNNWQDGVVPKEGNSKDQDIEFLRFFKLMDAFREGKGKDEKYLFDIPLHLSSDDLEIRSLDKITMGEWFKRNGFEAEPLFHYIDYCCKDDFGLGIDYVSAWAGIHYFAGRKQNASSDKKESVLTWPEGNARLASHLKKYTHEKTLKNHLVYEVKVKNNKVVAKVFDDAKKVSVEIIADKVIMATPQFVNQYLIKDRKEYTKEFHYAPWLLATLTVTDLSENYSFPLSWDNVIYGAKGLGYVYDQHQTLNQIQTKKVITYYHSFSSSDLRKSRKELYKKNKEYWKQLVFDDLKIAHSNIEDCTEQMEVFLLGHGMVSPVPGFIFGEAKKKASKSIQNAIYFAHTDLSGISIFEEAFHHGINIVNQILDETTLDS from the coding sequence ATGAAGAATGGGGAAAGTTATAGTAAATCAAGACGAAGTTTTGTAAAAGGAATTGGAGCTTCTTTGTTGTTGCTTCCTTTGTTGCAATTTTGTTCAGATAAAATAGTTCACTTGTTAATTCGTTTGTCAGGAACAAATCATCTTTTGGGGCATCGTCTTTGGATTAAAGATTTTCCTAAACCAACGAGTCAAATACACATTCCATATCTTATTGTGGGTGGTGGAATTTCAGGTTTAAGTGCTGCTAGACAATTTATGAAAAAAGGAATTTCAGATTTTCTTCTGGTTGAATTAGAAGGGCATCTGGGAGGAAATTCTTCAAACGGTGAAAATGAATATTCTAAATTTCCTTTAGGAGCACATTATCTGCCTTTGCCAAATTTTAAGGATAAAGAATTATTACAATTTCTTGAAGAAGAGAAAATCATTTTGGATTACGATCAAAAAGGATTTCCTGTTTTTGATGAATTACAATTATCTTTTGCACCTGATGAACGCTTATTTTATAAAAATAATTGGCAAGATGGAGTGGTCCCTAAAGAAGGAAATTCTAAAGATCAGGATATTGAATTTCTAAGATTTTTTAAATTAATGGATGCTTTTCGGGAAGGGAAAGGTAAAGATGAGAAATATTTATTTGATATTCCACTTCATCTTTCTTCAGATGATTTGGAAATAAGAAGTTTGGATAAAATAACAATGGGAGAATGGTTCAAGAGGAATGGTTTTGAAGCGGAACCTTTGTTTCATTATATTGATTATTGTTGTAAAGATGATTTTGGACTTGGGATAGATTATGTTTCAGCTTGGGCGGGAATTCATTATTTTGCAGGAAGAAAGCAAAATGCTAGTTCTGATAAAAAAGAAAGCGTTTTAACTTGGCCAGAAGGGAACGCCAGATTAGCATCTCATCTCAAAAAATATACTCATGAGAAAACATTGAAAAATCATTTGGTTTATGAAGTAAAAGTCAAAAACAATAAGGTCGTTGCTAAAGTATTTGATGATGCTAAAAAGGTTTCTGTAGAAATTATTGCTGACAAAGTAATCATGGCAACACCACAGTTTGTAAATCAGTATCTTATTAAAGATCGAAAAGAATATACGAAAGAGTTTCATTATGCCCCATGGCTTCTGGCTACTTTAACCGTTACTGATTTATCAGAGAATTATAGTTTTCCTCTTTCTTGGGATAATGTTATTTATGGAGCAAAAGGATTAGGATATGTTTATGATCAGCATCAAACTTTAAATCAGATTCAGACGAAAAAAGTAATTACTTATTATCATAGTTTTTCATCCTCTGATTTAAGAAAATCAAGAAAAGAACTCTATAAGAAAAATAAAGAATATTGGAAGCAACTTGTTTTTGATGATTTAAAAATAGCACATTCTAATATTGAAGATTGTACAGAACAAATGGAAGTCTTTTTGTTGGGGCATGGTATGGTTAGCCCAGTACCAGGGTTTATTTTTGGGGAGGCTAAAAAGAAAGCATCGAAAAGCATTCAAAACGCTATTTATTTTGCGCATACAGATTTATCTGGAATTTCAATTTTTGAAGAAGCTTTTCATCACGGAATTAATATTGTAAATCAAATTTTGGATGAGACAACCTTGGATTCATAA
- a CDS encoding PhzF family phenazine biosynthesis protein, producing MKLNLYQIDAFTDKIFGGNPACVVPLENWLPDEILLKITQENAVAETAFFVVNDKRIHLRWFTPEIEMDLCGHATLATAHTLKAILDYPENTIVFDTLSGELIVTITDDVYTLDFPSRKPVPAELPEIIKNSINIQPKRVLKSRDYVLVYETEQEIKDIVIDRQTFDKINLDPGGVVVTAKGNNCDFVSRFFTSQASILEDPVTGSAHCSLIPYWSEQLGKKEMHAKQLSEREGTLYCVDNGERVLISGKAKTYFTGTFWID from the coding sequence ATGAAATTAAACTTATATCAAATAGATGCATTTACGGATAAAATCTTCGGAGGAAATCCTGCTTGTGTTGTCCCCTTAGAAAATTGGCTACCTGATGAAATTCTTCTAAAAATTACCCAAGAAAACGCAGTTGCCGAAACCGCTTTCTTTGTTGTTAATGACAAAAGGATTCACCTACGTTGGTTTACTCCCGAAATTGAAATGGATTTATGCGGACATGCAACTCTTGCAACTGCCCATACTTTAAAAGCTATTCTTGACTATCCTGAAAACACTATAGTATTTGATACATTAAGCGGTGAATTAATTGTTACAATTACCGATGATGTATACACTTTGGATTTTCCGTCTAGAAAACCTGTTCCTGCTGAACTTCCAGAAATCATCAAGAATTCAATAAACATTCAGCCAAAAAGAGTTTTAAAATCTAGAGATTATGTTTTAGTCTACGAAACCGAACAGGAGATTAAAGACATCGTAATCGACAGACAAACTTTTGATAAAATAAACCTTGATCCTGGCGGTGTAGTAGTTACCGCAAAAGGAAATAATTGTGACTTTGTTTCGCGATTTTTCACCTCACAAGCTTCTATCCTAGAAGATCCTGTTACAGGTTCAGCACATTGTTCTTTAATCCCATATTGGAGTGAACAACTTGGCAAAAAAGAAATGCATGCTAAACAGCTTTCAGAAAGAGAAGGCACATTGTATTGTGTTGATAATGGCGAAAGAGTTTTAATAAGTGGAAAAGCAAAAACCTATTTTACAGGAACATTCTGGATAGATTAA
- a CDS encoding nitrilase family protein, producing the protein MKNLKIATAQFENKSGDKIYNLSVIEKLSQKASSEGCDVIAFHECSITGYTFARHLSKEQMLNLAEVIPNGESVLKLIKIAKNNNIVILAGLFEKDENDNLFKAYVCVDKNGLVAKYRKLHPFINPNLTPGDSYCIFEINGWKCGILICYDNNIIENVRATTLLGADIIFMPHVTMCTPSTRPGAGFVAPQLWENREADPTSLRLEFDGMKGRDWLMKWLPARAYDNAIYAIFSNPIGMDDDQLKNGCSMIVDPFGDVIAECRTFDDSFATAIITPEKCIQAGGNRYIKARRPDLYRDIIGQDHKSEQNVVWLNTDEKS; encoded by the coding sequence ATGAAAAATCTAAAAATAGCTACAGCTCAGTTTGAGAATAAAAGTGGCGATAAAATTTATAATTTATCTGTAATTGAAAAACTTTCACAAAAAGCATCCAGCGAAGGTTGTGATGTAATTGCATTTCATGAATGCTCCATTACAGGATATACATTTGCAAGGCATTTATCAAAAGAACAAATGCTAAACCTAGCAGAAGTCATTCCCAACGGAGAAAGCGTCTTAAAACTAATAAAAATAGCCAAAAACAACAATATAGTTATATTGGCAGGACTTTTTGAAAAAGACGAGAACGATAATCTGTTCAAAGCTTATGTTTGTGTTGACAAAAATGGCTTGGTTGCAAAATACCGAAAGTTACATCCGTTTATAAATCCAAACTTAACACCCGGAGATAGCTATTGCATCTTTGAAATCAATGGTTGGAAATGCGGAATCTTAATTTGCTACGACAATAACATTATCGAGAATGTTCGTGCAACAACTCTTTTAGGTGCTGACATTATTTTTATGCCACATGTAACCATGTGTACCCCTTCTACCCGACCTGGTGCAGGCTTTGTTGCACCTCAACTTTGGGAGAACCGCGAAGCTGACCCAACTTCACTACGATTAGAATTTGACGGAATGAAAGGACGTGACTGGCTGATGAAATGGTTACCAGCTAGAGCTTATGACAATGCTATTTATGCCATTTTCTCTAACCCAATTGGTATGGACGACGATCAACTAAAAAATGGTTGTTCTATGATTGTTGACCCGTTTGGAGATGTAATTGCCGAATGCCGAACTTTTGATGACTCTTTTGCAACAGCAATAATTACTCCCGAAAAATGCATTCAGGCTGGGGGAAATCGATACATAAAAGCTAGAAGACCAGATTTATACCGAGATATCATTGGGCAAGACCACAAATCGGAACAAAATGTAGTTTGGTTAAACACTGATGAAAAAAGTTAA
- a CDS encoding glyoxalase superfamily protein: MAIIRPIFRIFDYEKTIQFYVDWLGFKILDKHTFGENFPLYIRVALEDIEIHLSEHHGDCSPGAKIIIENFIGLKEYHQKLIQKNYKYNKPGIEKAFWNEAIYCVEVIDPFGNKILFTGE; encoded by the coding sequence ATGGCAATTATAAGACCTATTTTTAGAATTTTTGATTATGAAAAAACTATTCAATTTTATGTAGACTGGCTAGGCTTTAAGATTCTTGACAAACATACTTTTGGAGAAAACTTTCCTTTATATATTCGAGTTGCTCTCGAAGATATAGAGATTCATTTGAGCGAACATCACGGCGATTGTTCTCCTGGAGCAAAAATAATTATTGAGAACTTTATTGGCTTAAAAGAATATCATCAAAAATTAATTCAGAAAAACTATAAATACAATAAACCCGGAATTGAAAAAGCTTTCTGGAACGAAGCCATTTATTGTGTAGAGGTTATAGACCCATTTGGTAACAAAATACTATTTACTGGAGAGTAA